AAGCGCACCGTCGAGGCGATCATGAAGCAACGTGCGGTTGGGCAGCCCGGTAAGGCGATCGTAATAAGCGAGTTGCTGAATTTCCTGATCGGTGCGGCGACGATCGATGGCGACGGCCAGAATATTCGCCACCGACTGCAGAAAGAGCAGATCCTCAGGCGCGAATGAGCGCAACTGCCGGGTATAAACACCGAGTACGCCGAACGGCCGGTGATGCCCCGGGATGGCGATGCAGGCGGCGGACACCGCTTGCTCCGGCACAGGCCGGCAAAACTCAAGCGGTTGCCCTTGGGCCAAGTCGCCTGAAACCACCGGCCGGGTCGCCTCAAGCAGGGCTTGCCCCTCCAGGGTCCAATTCAGACAATCCGAAGGTCCACGATCCTCGCCTGAGTGGGGCGTCCAGCCCGAAGCGGCGCGCATCACCAGACGGCGCTCCGCGGGATCAAGTTCCAGCACCCGGCTCCAATCGCCGCCCAAAACCTGAGAAATTTCTATGACCACCTTGGCCATGAGATCATCGAGTTCCATCCCGGCCAGGGCGTCACGTCCCAACTCGGCGACCATGGCCTGCTGGGCAACGCGGTGTTGAATCTCCTGCTGGGAGTGCGAATGCGCCTGCAGATTCTGCAAGCAGGCGCGCAGAGTGATACGGCTGCGACCGGACTGGGCGCAATCAAAAGGAACGAAGTAAAGATTGCGGTGAAATTCACGGCCGAAGATCACCTGCTCGTGAGTGGACAACAGATCGAGCAGCGCGCCGCTGTCGAAAAAGCGCAAATCGTACTGGCAAAGGGTAACGCAGCCCTGCTCACGCACCAGGGCCTGCACCTGGCGCTTGTAGGCGAGGCGGTCCGGAGGATCCTCAAGAAACTCGATGGACAAGAGCTGCTCGCTGGTCATTCGCAGACCGGAAAAGCCTTGGCGGCGCGCAAGCTGGAGTTGTTCAAGCAAAAAGCGGCGGTAGATGTCGACCAGGGGCTCCGCCAGAGGTGAAGGTGGAAATTGTGCCGGGACAATGCAAATCTGCTCGGCGCGAGGGCATAGTCCTTCGGGAAGGTCGAGCGTTTTAAAGTAATCCTGAATGGCGGCAACGGAGCGCCGCGCCGTCAGATAAAGAATCTTCTCTCCCTGCTCCAAGCCGTCCCGGGCAAACTCGCGAATGACCTGCCGGTGATCTTCATCGGAATCGAAGAAAAATCCGACATTCTGGCCCCGCGCAATGCTTAAGACCTGGCGCCTTTTCGTCGCCGCCGGAGAGCCGCCGCCCCCTGAAGAATCGGCACGGATGGATTCGGGGAAAGACATGAACGACCTCAACAACATAAAATTCTTAAATCCTGTCAGTTAACTTACACGCCCTGCTCCATGCGCTTGCGCAGCGCGGCCACACACCAGGTGATCAGAACCGCCAGAATCAGCAGCCCAAGGGACACCAGAACCTGGCTGAGCAAAAGTGGACGCAGCAGCAGAACCGTACCAAGCAGGAGCATCATGGTTCCCGAAAGAAGCTTGAGAACCCGTCCCTGCCACTCGCTGAGCTTGGACGCGCCTAAGGTCCAGGTAAAGACCACAAGAATGACCAATAAAGGGACAACATAAACTAGGTTGTACACGGAAAGGAACAGATAATATTGCCAGGTGGGCAATTCATGCAAGGTCAATACCCGCGTGTAAACCATGGGGAATCCCGCAGTGCACAAAAGCTCATACATGTTGGCCGCAGCCGCCAGGACAATGGTGGCGCCGATCATCGAGCCTAAGCTCGACGCCTTGAGCAGTCCGCGCATTCGCTGAAACAGTCGCGGTTTGGCCGACTCGGGAATGGAAAGACTGAAGCCCTGCTTGAAATAGAAAAAGTCCTTGATGTTGATCCCGCCCATGATCAGGGCAAGGGCTCCCGCCGCCAGGGTCAGACCGCGTATCTGTCCGAAGGAAAGAAACAGGTTGAGCCAGGCCGCCATGAACAGAAAATAAAACAGGCCGGAAAAAAAGATGAATATGCCGCCCACCAGCAGCATGCGGCCCCGCGAGCGCAGATGAACCAGTAGGCTCAACAGAAAGAGCAGCACGAAAAACGCGCAGGGGTTAAAGCTGTCCAGCAGACCGATGACCAGGGTGAAGACCGGCAGGCTCAGGGTGCGCCCATCCACCCGCCCCACCCAGGGAATAAAGACGCTGGTGTCCTCGCTTTGCGTCTCCAAGGCCGGCGGGGGTGACCGTGGCTGTAGCCGACCCGCCGCCGCCAAAGCCAAGGTGTCGGGACAACCGGTGAGAAGACATTCTTCAACCGCCGCCTCAATCTGCCGCCCGCGCTCGCGACCGAAGCCGAACCAGGCGCGATCGCCGAGAAAGATGGAGGGAGTGGTGACGGACACCTCATAAATATCGGCAAGGCGTATCAACTCTTCGAAATGGCGGCGATTGGTCCAAATATCGCGGACATCAATCACCAGCGCGGGCCTATCCACGGCAAGTTCTTTGAGAAATTCTTCGGCTTGGCGGCAGTGGGGGCAATTCGCGGCCGAATACACCAGGAGCACGACCTGCCGTGAACCCGCCGCCCCGGTTTTTTCCACGGGAGCCGCCACCCCCTGCCAAGGCGACCCCGCCAGTATCAGTAAAAGCCACAACGGAAACCCGCGCATAGCCCTCCCCAATCGGTATCAAGGCGCATGTTCCCATTGATTCTATCAGCCCTGCCCTGCAGCGCAGCAAAATTGAATCGATTTTTCGCCCTCTTGCAATTTGTGCCGCCGAGAGTCGCGCGTGATCCTCGGCGGCGTTGCTTCGTCAGCCACCCTTTGCCTCGGCGGGCGGGATGAAGTATCATTGCCCTATCATGATCAAAGCCATCTTCTGGGATAACGACGGCGTTCTCGTCGACACCGAACCTCTCTACTTCCAGGCCACCCGTGAAGTCCTCGCCGAGACGGGCGTGGCGCTGAGCCGCGAAGCCTTCATTCGCATTTCCCTGCAGCAAGGGCGCAGCGCCTTCGATCTGGCCCGTGACCAAGGGGCCACCCCCAGGGAACTTGAGGACATGCGCCGCCAGCGCAATGAGCGTTACAGCGCATTGCTCGCCCACGCCCCCCCGGCCCTGCCCTGGGTCAAAGAGACCCTGCACGCCCTGCACGGCCGCTGCCGCATGGCCATCGTGACCAGCAGCCTGCGCGAGCATTTCGACATCATCCACCGCAACACCGGCATTCTCGGGTATTTCGACTTCATCCTCACCCGCGAGGACTATCAACACACCAAACCCCATCCCGAACCCTACCTGACCGCTCTGAAACG
The nucleotide sequence above comes from Geoalkalibacter ferrihydriticus DSM 17813. Encoded proteins:
- a CDS encoding EAL domain-containing protein; protein product: MSFPESIRADSSGGGGSPAATKRRQVLSIARGQNVGFFFDSDEDHRQVIREFARDGLEQGEKILYLTARRSVAAIQDYFKTLDLPEGLCPRAEQICIVPAQFPPSPLAEPLVDIYRRFLLEQLQLARRQGFSGLRMTSEQLLSIEFLEDPPDRLAYKRQVQALVREQGCVTLCQYDLRFFDSGALLDLLSTHEQVIFGREFHRNLYFVPFDCAQSGRSRITLRACLQNLQAHSHSQQEIQHRVAQQAMVAELGRDALAGMELDDLMAKVVIEISQVLGGDWSRVLELDPAERRLVMRAASGWTPHSGEDRGPSDCLNWTLEGQALLEATRPVVSGDLAQGQPLEFCRPVPEQAVSAACIAIPGHHRPFGVLGVYTRQLRSFAPEDLLFLQSVANILAVAIDRRRTDQEIQQLAYYDRLTGLPNRTLLHDRLDGALSRARRGGHEVAVMFLDLDRFKSINDTLGHASGDELLKIVGQRLIASVRQTDTVARLGGDEFVILLAELDQEGGAADVAQKVLHGLATPVMLGDQEVITTTSIGISIYPEDGEDSGNLLRNADIAMYQAKEQGKNTYRFFSQDLNARVQERVKVETCLRKALERDELFLLYQPQLDLRTGRMVGMEALVRWNHPELGVLTPDKFIGVAEDTGLILNIGQWVITTACKQANAWTAQGFAPLRLAVNISGRQFNHPCFIDQLDHVLESTCFDPARLELELTESTIMENADITIMTLTDVKVRGINLAIDDFGTGYSSLSYLKHFPFDRLKIAQSFVKDVTTDADNAAIVDAVIAVAHSLNIKVIAEGVETRQQLDFLFARQCDELQGFYFGRPIGVDEFTELLRSGFALKDICPFEAKPGSPAPSSS
- a CDS encoding glutaredoxin family protein, which translates into the protein MRGFPLWLLLILAGSPWQGVAAPVEKTGAAGSRQVVLLVYSAANCPHCRQAEEFLKELAVDRPALVIDVRDIWTNRRHFEELIRLADIYEVSVTTPSIFLGDRAWFGFGRERGRQIEAAVEECLLTGCPDTLALAAAGRLQPRSPPPALETQSEDTSVFIPWVGRVDGRTLSLPVFTLVIGLLDSFNPCAFFVLLFLLSLLVHLRSRGRMLLVGGIFIFFSGLFYFLFMAAWLNLFLSFGQIRGLTLAAGALALIMGGINIKDFFYFKQGFSLSIPESAKPRLFQRMRGLLKASSLGSMIGATIVLAAAANMYELLCTAGFPMVYTRVLTLHELPTWQYYLFLSVYNLVYVVPLLVILVVFTWTLGASKLSEWQGRVLKLLSGTMMLLLGTVLLLRPLLLSQVLVSLGLLILAVLITWCVAALRKRMEQGV
- a CDS encoding HAD family hydrolase; this encodes MIKAIFWDNDGVLVDTEPLYFQATREVLAETGVALSREAFIRISLQQGRSAFDLARDQGATPRELEDMRRQRNERYSALLAHAPPALPWVKETLHALHGRCRMAIVTSSLREHFDIIHRNTGILGYFDFILTREDYQHTKPHPEPYLTALKRSGIAPAHCLVVEDTQRGLQSSVDAGLACAVIPNGLTGDSDFSRACHVLGDIREVIGLLG